Proteins encoded by one window of Blautia faecicola:
- the coaBC gene encoding bifunctional phosphopantothenoylcysteine decarboxylase/phosphopantothenate--cysteine ligase CoaBC: protein MLKGKTVVLAVSGSIAAYKIASLASALGKLHADVQVLMTQNATNFINPITFETLTGNKCLVDTFDRNFQYSVEHVALAKRADVVLVAPASANVIGKIANGIADDMLTTTVMACKCKKIISPAMNTQMFENPIVQDNLKKLEHYGYEVIQPAVGLLACKDVGAGKMPEPETLLEYILREVAYEKDLKGKKILVTAGPTQEPIDPVRYLTNHSSGKMGYAIAKVCSMRGADVTLVSGKTAIKPPLFVNVVPVTTARDMYEAVTSRFDQQDIVIKAAAVADYRPKTISDQKVKKADGELSIEMERTDDILKYLGEHKREDQFLCGFSMETEHMLENSRKKLEKKNLDMIVANNVKVEGAGFAGDTNIVTLITKDDETQLPLLSKEETAVEIMNKILEITAEKGRTL, encoded by the coding sequence ATGTTGAAGGGAAAAACAGTGGTTCTGGCGGTAAGCGGAAGTATTGCGGCATATAAGATCGCCTCGCTGGCGAGTGCCCTCGGCAAACTTCACGCCGATGTGCAGGTGCTGATGACACAGAATGCCACGAACTTTATCAATCCTATTACCTTTGAGACACTGACAGGAAACAAGTGCCTGGTGGATACATTTGACCGGAATTTTCAGTATTCGGTAGAACATGTGGCACTGGCAAAACGGGCGGATGTGGTTTTGGTAGCACCGGCATCAGCCAACGTGATTGGAAAGATCGCCAACGGAATCGCAGACGACATGCTGACAACGACCGTGATGGCATGCAAATGCAAAAAAATCATCTCCCCGGCGATGAACACACAGATGTTTGAAAATCCGATCGTGCAGGATAATTTGAAAAAACTGGAGCATTATGGATACGAAGTGATCCAGCCGGCAGTCGGACTTCTGGCATGCAAGGATGTGGGCGCAGGAAAGATGCCGGAGCCGGAGACGCTGCTCGAATACATTTTACGGGAAGTGGCTTACGAAAAAGATCTGAAAGGCAAAAAAATCCTTGTGACCGCGGGACCGACGCAGGAGCCGATCGATCCGGTGAGGTATCTGACGAATCATTCCAGCGGAAAGATGGGTTATGCGATCGCAAAAGTATGCAGTATGCGTGGTGCAGATGTGACTCTGGTCAGTGGAAAAACGGCGATAAAGCCGCCGCTTTTTGTGAATGTAGTACCGGTCACCACGGCACGGGATATGTATGAGGCAGTGACCAGCCGGTTTGACCAGCAGGATATCGTGATCAAGGCGGCAGCAGTCGCCGATTACCGGCCGAAAACGATCAGTGACCAGAAAGTAAAGAAAGCGGACGGAGAACTTTCTATTGAGATGGAGCGGACCGATGATATTTTGAAATATCTGGGTGAGCATAAGAGAGAAGACCAGTTTTTGTGCGGATTTTCGATGGAGACAGAGCATATGCTGGAAAATTCGAGAAAGAAACTGGAGAAAAAGAACCTGGATATGATCGTGGCGAACAATGTAAAAGTAGAGGGCGCAGGATTTGCCGGAGATACGAATATTGTGACGCTGATCACAAAAGATGACGAGACACAGCTTCCGTTGCTGAGCAAAGAGGAGACGGCAGTAGAGATTATGAATAAGATCCTGGAGATTACGGCGGAAAAAGGGAGGACATTATGA
- a CDS encoding AraC family transcriptional regulator, translated as MHKQTYRHEEIKYPSNEDAFFNVLWHNRDYTAPHWHNGLEILYLLEGSEDCYLGEDDGIRMKKGDFLVINSRVVHSVQCPRQCKEMLLQIPYPMMKRFIPQIDGLEFVCERISGKKHQMDTSQVEQSLSILAGLRPFQSPEETLEFYSQIYHLLALLVKDFSVSVTSDKMEVSEKYMERLGMITSYVKEHYAGDISLQEIARLVSLNPDYFTRFFKKYMGMTFLDYVNSVRMEHIVRDLQKTDLSVQKLLEIHGFTNYKLFMKMYRERFESTPGKMRKYRKEQKHME; from the coding sequence ATGCATAAACAGACATACCGGCACGAGGAGATCAAATACCCGTCCAACGAAGATGCATTTTTTAATGTTTTATGGCATAACCGGGACTATACTGCGCCGCACTGGCATAACGGACTGGAGATCCTGTATCTTCTGGAGGGAAGCGAAGACTGCTATCTGGGAGAAGACGACGGGATCCGGATGAAAAAAGGCGATTTTCTGGTGATCAATTCCCGGGTGGTACACAGTGTCCAGTGTCCGCGGCAGTGTAAGGAGATGCTGCTACAGATCCCTTACCCGATGATGAAGCGTTTTATTCCGCAGATTGACGGACTGGAATTTGTCTGTGAACGGATCAGTGGGAAAAAGCACCAGATGGATACGTCACAGGTGGAACAGTCACTGAGTATCCTGGCAGGTCTTCGCCCGTTTCAGTCGCCGGAAGAGACCCTGGAGTTTTACAGCCAGATTTATCATTTATTGGCTTTGCTGGTGAAAGACTTCAGCGTATCCGTCACTTCTGACAAGATGGAAGTATCGGAAAAATATATGGAGCGGCTGGGAATGATCACTTCGTATGTAAAAGAACACTATGCGGGAGACATCTCCCTGCAGGAGATTGCACGGCTGGTTTCGCTGAATCCGGATTATTTTACCCGGTTTTTTAAAAAATATATGGGGATGACATTTCTGGATTATGTGAATTCGGTGCGGATGGAACATATCGTGAGAGACCTGCAAAAAACAGATCTGAGCGTACAGAAATTGCTGGAAATCCATGGATTTACCAATTATAAGTTATTTATGAAAATGTACAGGGAACGATTTGAGAGCACACCGGGGAAAATGCGAAAATACCGGAAAGAACAGAAACATATGGAATAA
- a CDS encoding type III pantothenate kinase yields the protein MILAIDIGNTNIVVGCIDEEKTYFIERVSTDRSKTELEYAIVIKNVLDIFKISPKELEGGIVCSVVPQITHIVKLAAEKILEKDVMVLGPGIKTGMNILMDNPAQVGSDLIADAVGAIGEYEPPMIIFDMGTATTVCVVDGKKNYIGGMILPGVRTSLDALTARAAQLSGIDLEAPKRVIGKNTIECMKSGIVYSNAALIDGVILRMEEELGEKATVIATGGLAKSIVPYCKEEVILNDDLLLKGLLRVYLKNR from the coding sequence ATGATATTAGCCATTGATATCGGAAACACCAACATCGTAGTGGGATGTATCGATGAAGAGAAGACGTATTTTATCGAGCGGGTTTCCACAGACAGAAGCAAGACAGAACTGGAATATGCAATTGTGATCAAAAACGTGCTGGATATTTTCAAGATATCCCCGAAGGAACTCGAGGGTGGTATTGTGTGTTCTGTGGTACCGCAGATCACGCATATCGTAAAATTGGCAGCGGAAAAAATTCTGGAAAAAGATGTGATGGTGCTCGGACCGGGGATCAAGACCGGTATGAATATCCTGATGGACAACCCAGCACAGGTGGGAAGTGACCTGATCGCGGATGCCGTGGGAGCCATCGGAGAATATGAACCGCCGATGATCATTTTCGATATGGGAACTGCTACAACGGTATGTGTCGTTGACGGAAAGAAAAATTATATCGGCGGCATGATCCTTCCGGGTGTGCGGACCTCTCTGGATGCACTGACCGCGAGAGCCGCACAGTTATCCGGCATCGATCTGGAAGCTCCGAAGCGCGTGATCGGGAAAAATACGATTGAGTGTATGAAGAGCGGTATCGTCTACAGCAATGCGGCACTGATCGACGGCGTGATCCTCCGGATGGAAGAGGAACTTGGTGAGAAAGCGACCGTGATCGCAACCGGCGGTCTGGCAAAGAGCATTGTTCCATACTGTAAAGAAGAGGTCATTCTGAATGATGATCTGCTGTTAAAAGGACTCCTCCGGGTGTACTTGAAAAACCGATGA
- a CDS encoding DUF2298 domain-containing protein: protein MSEKRKGILKLVILAVLLAGAQILLKEDGKVFAIWWLAVLLLGWCSFPLCQYLFSGFRDKGYLVAKIFGIAGAGFLMWLGAATGIVPFTAGSCLGSVAVFAVICWGVWITFNKKKNKDRKFWQFTGEWYQTALDDELVFTLLFLLWTYVAGFRPAAYGTEKFMDYGFMMAMMRSTTLPAKDLWYAGSKINYYYGGQYFAVFLTKLTHTQVAQTYNLMRTLVAGFCFAVPFGLVRQMVLDSWKKEKPALLGGVLAGAGVSLAGNMHYVVIGKLLPWIREIFHLPKGDYTYWFPNSTRYIGYYPAENDKTIHEFPSYSFVLGDLHAHVVNLMFVVALISLVYAMMKHHSSKGALQAEAAGEKNFCKKQVAAALTDPYVLVFAFLIGMFHWTNYWDFVIYYVMGGMGVIWCNYQKYKELEKPHRMRMTAGISLLHAVWVFLLATIAALPFTLQFQSMVSEVALAQNHSRPYQWWLIWGLPVIGAVLFFWCVKREGAKKADLFGVLLGISALGLIVIPEIVYVRDIYEKEYARSNTMFKLTYQAFTMFGILLGYALIRLWMEKKHVIRKVLTSAVFACFVGCCFYTATAVHAWFGQVWDPSQYQGLDATAYLETTFPEDAAAIRWLNDNVTGDPVVLEANGDSYSDYERVSAMTGLPTVLGWYVHEWLWRGDTGALNERAQEVETIYTSTNQEEVKALLEKYQVEYIFVGAREREKYESLNESMLQSLGNVVFSDEQSQTYMLQVAFSGQ, encoded by the coding sequence GTGAGTGAGAAAAGAAAAGGGATTCTGAAACTTGTCATACTGGCAGTGCTTCTTGCAGGAGCACAGATTCTTTTAAAAGAAGACGGAAAAGTTTTTGCTATATGGTGGCTGGCGGTATTACTGCTGGGCTGGTGCAGTTTTCCACTGTGCCAGTATCTGTTTTCCGGATTCCGTGATAAAGGTTATCTGGTGGCAAAAATCTTCGGTATCGCCGGTGCTGGATTTCTGATGTGGCTGGGAGCTGCTACCGGGATCGTGCCGTTTACAGCGGGAAGCTGTCTTGGCAGTGTTGCGGTATTTGCTGTGATCTGCTGGGGCGTATGGATTACTTTCAATAAGAAAAAGAATAAAGACAGAAAATTCTGGCAATTTACAGGGGAATGGTATCAGACGGCACTGGACGATGAACTGGTCTTTACGCTGCTGTTTCTTCTCTGGACGTATGTAGCAGGATTTCGCCCGGCGGCATATGGCACTGAGAAATTCATGGATTATGGATTTATGATGGCGATGATGCGCAGCACCACACTTCCGGCGAAGGATCTGTGGTATGCGGGATCGAAGATCAATTACTATTACGGCGGACAGTATTTTGCCGTATTCCTGACAAAGCTGACGCATACGCAGGTGGCACAGACCTACAATCTGATGCGGACACTGGTGGCTGGATTCTGCTTTGCTGTTCCGTTTGGTCTGGTGCGCCAGATGGTACTGGATAGCTGGAAAAAAGAGAAACCGGCACTGCTTGGCGGCGTTCTTGCCGGGGCAGGTGTGTCTCTGGCTGGAAATATGCATTATGTGGTGATCGGAAAGCTGCTTCCGTGGATCCGGGAGATTTTTCATCTGCCAAAAGGAGATTATACCTACTGGTTTCCGAACTCCACCCGCTATATCGGCTATTATCCGGCGGAAAACGATAAGACGATTCATGAATTCCCGTCGTACTCATTTGTGCTGGGAGATCTGCATGCCCATGTGGTTAATCTGATGTTCGTGGTGGCGCTGATCAGTCTGGTTTATGCGATGATGAAACATCACAGCAGCAAGGGCGCGCTGCAGGCAGAGGCAGCAGGAGAGAAAAACTTCTGTAAAAAACAGGTGGCAGCAGCCCTGACAGATCCGTATGTACTGGTATTTGCCTTCCTGATCGGTATGTTCCACTGGACAAATTACTGGGATTTTGTCATTTATTATGTGATGGGCGGCATGGGAGTCATCTGGTGCAATTATCAGAAGTATAAAGAACTGGAAAAGCCGCATCGCATGCGGATGACGGCGGGGATCAGCCTGCTTCATGCCGTGTGGGTATTTTTGCTTGCGACGATCGCTGCACTGCCGTTTACGTTACAGTTCCAGAGCATGGTCAGTGAAGTGGCACTTGCACAGAATCATTCCCGCCCGTACCAGTGGTGGCTGATCTGGGGACTTCCGGTGATCGGAGCGGTCCTGTTTTTCTGGTGTGTGAAACGGGAGGGTGCAAAAAAAGCAGATCTGTTTGGCGTGTTACTCGGCATCTCGGCGCTTGGTCTGATCGTGATCCCGGAGATCGTCTATGTGAGAGATATTTATGAGAAAGAATACGCAAGATCCAACACGATGTTCAAACTGACCTATCAGGCGTTTACGATGTTTGGCATCCTGCTGGGCTATGCGCTGATCCGGCTTTGGATGGAGAAAAAGCATGTGATCCGGAAGGTGCTGACGAGTGCGGTATTTGCCTGCTTTGTGGGATGCTGCTTCTATACGGCAACTGCGGTGCACGCATGGTTCGGACAGGTATGGGATCCGTCACAGTATCAGGGTCTGGATGCGACCGCGTACCTTGAGACAACCTTTCCGGAGGATGCAGCGGCGATCCGCTGGCTCAACGACAACGTTACGGGGGATCCGGTGGTACTTGAGGCAAACGGAGACAGTTACAGTGACTATGAACGCGTTTCTGCGATGACGGGACTTCCTACGGTGCTCGGCTGGTATGTCCATGAATGGTTGTGGAGAGGTGACACCGGAGCACTGAATGAACGCGCGCAGGAAGTGGAGACAATCTATACCTCGACGAACCAGGAAGAAGTGAAAGCCTTGCTGGAAAAATATCAGGTGGAGTACATCTTTGTCGGTGCGAGAGAGCGGGAAAAATACGAATCATTAAACGAATCCATGCTGCAGTCCCTTGGAAATGTTGTATTTTCTGACGAACAAAGCCAGACGTATATGCTTCAGGTTGCATTTTCAGGGCAGTAG
- a CDS encoding QueT transporter family protein: MKKQTNTLFLAQSAMIAAIYVVLTVALAPFSYGEVQVRVSEALTILPVFTPAAIPGLFVGCLISNILGGGILPDIIFGSLATLLGACFTYLLRNRNKFLAPLPPIISNILIVPFVLHYGYQVPLPIPFLMGTVGIGEVISCGILGMIVYTILDKHRTAIFRTAV, translated from the coding sequence ATGAAAAAGCAAACTAACACATTGTTCCTCGCACAATCTGCGATGATCGCGGCAATCTATGTGGTTCTGACCGTGGCTCTCGCACCGTTTTCCTATGGAGAGGTACAGGTTCGTGTCTCGGAGGCACTGACCATCCTTCCGGTATTTACGCCAGCGGCTATCCCCGGTCTGTTTGTGGGATGCCTGATCAGTAATATCCTTGGCGGAGGCATCCTGCCGGATATTATCTTCGGAAGTCTCGCCACCTTACTGGGTGCCTGCTTTACCTACCTGCTCCGCAACCGGAACAAATTCCTGGCTCCACTGCCACCGATCATTTCCAATATCCTGATCGTTCCTTTTGTTCTGCACTACGGCTATCAGGTTCCACTCCCGATTCCGTTCCTGATGGGTACGGTCGGTATCGGAGAAGTGATTTCCTGCGGAATCCTGGGTATGATTGTGTATACAATTCTTGATAAACACAGAACTGCTATTTTCCGTACAGCTGTGTAA
- a CDS encoding glycosyltransferase family 2 protein, translating to MSKMTEQKQDRLIIVIPAYNEEENIENVVSQWHPIVEKTGADSRLFIINDGSTDHTQEKLESLQEKYPQLRTVKKQNQGHGATILYGYRCAIAEGADYIFQTDSDGQTVPEEFWKLWADREKCGLLIGSRKKRQDGWQRILVTRVLRLVILATFHCWVEDANTPFRLMRASELEEVLQEIPPQYFLSNVLMTVRYTKEKRHVAYYPITFRPRQGGINSINMKKIVGIGKTTLRDFWKWGGERQ from the coding sequence ATGAGTAAAATGACAGAACAAAAACAGGACCGGCTGATCATCGTGATTCCGGCATACAACGAGGAAGAAAATATAGAAAACGTGGTATCGCAGTGGCATCCGATCGTGGAAAAGACAGGCGCGGACAGTCGACTGTTTATCATCAATGACGGAAGTACCGATCATACACAGGAAAAACTGGAGAGTCTGCAGGAAAAGTATCCACAGCTTCGCACGGTCAAAAAACAAAATCAGGGGCATGGTGCGACGATCCTGTACGGGTACCGCTGTGCGATTGCAGAAGGAGCAGATTACATTTTCCAGACCGATTCCGACGGGCAGACTGTACCGGAGGAATTCTGGAAGTTATGGGCAGACAGAGAAAAGTGCGGGCTTCTGATCGGAAGCCGAAAAAAGAGACAGGACGGCTGGCAGCGGATCTTAGTCACCCGGGTACTCCGGCTGGTGATCCTTGCAACGTTCCACTGCTGGGTGGAAGATGCAAATACACCGTTCCGGCTGATGCGGGCATCGGAGCTGGAGGAAGTTTTACAGGAGATTCCGCCACAGTATTTTTTGTCCAATGTGTTGATGACGGTACGGTATACAAAAGAAAAACGCCATGTGGCATATTATCCGATCACATTCCGTCCACGGCAGGGCGGGATCAATTCCATCAATATGAAAAAAATCGTGGGAATCGGAAAAACCACACTCCGGGATTTCTGGAAGTGGGGAGGTGAACGGCAGTGA
- a CDS encoding GntR family transcriptional regulator: MEELKNKILSGEIRPGEKLPSENELAQEYGISRHTVRKALAILANDGYITTEHGKGTFCSDRMAHRKNSKNIAVITTYISDYIFPRLIQGMDRVLTEQGYSIILKNTGNSRQKEAQCLEDILNKDVDGLIIEPSKSQILCRNMPLYEQLDRMGIPYVFIQGSYPQMKNKPTILLDDAKGAYLLTKYLIDTGHRQIAGVFKADDSQGAERHKGYVKALQEAGMPYQPELVVWFHTEDRKVKPAVMVQMMLEAELPIDAVVCYNDQIAVEVIRMLERIGKKVPEDLSVTGYDDSMIARTGPVELTTVSHPQEKLGEMAAELLLELLHGIPPEESKVRRLIEPELVIRKSCMARK, encoded by the coding sequence ATGGAAGAACTGAAAAATAAGATCCTTTCCGGCGAAATCCGACCCGGTGAGAAGCTGCCGTCGGAGAATGAACTGGCACAGGAATATGGGATCAGCCGTCATACGGTCCGGAAAGCACTGGCGATTCTGGCAAATGACGGGTATATCACGACGGAACATGGCAAAGGAACCTTCTGCTCTGACCGGATGGCACACCGGAAAAATTCAAAAAATATCGCAGTGATCACAACCTATATTTCCGATTATATTTTTCCACGTCTGATCCAGGGCATGGACCGGGTGCTGACGGAGCAGGGGTACAGTATCATACTGAAAAATACTGGAAACAGCCGGCAGAAAGAAGCCCAGTGTCTCGAAGATATCTTGAACAAAGATGTGGACGGACTGATCATCGAGCCGAGCAAAAGTCAGATTTTGTGCAGAAATATGCCCCTGTACGAACAACTTGACCGAATGGGTATTCCGTATGTCTTTATTCAGGGAAGTTACCCGCAGATGAAAAACAAACCGACGATCCTTCTCGATGATGCGAAAGGTGCGTATCTGCTGACAAAATATCTGATCGATACGGGACATCGACAGATTGCCGGTGTTTTCAAGGCAGATGACAGCCAGGGTGCAGAACGCCATAAAGGATATGTAAAAGCCTTACAGGAAGCAGGAATGCCGTATCAGCCGGAACTGGTGGTGTGGTTTCACACCGAGGATCGGAAAGTAAAACCGGCGGTGATGGTACAGATGATGCTGGAGGCAGAACTTCCGATTGACGCAGTAGTCTGCTATAATGACCAGATCGCGGTGGAAGTGATCCGGATGCTGGAGCGGATTGGGAAAAAAGTGCCGGAAGATCTGTCTGTGACCGGATACGACGATTCGATGATCGCAAGAACCGGTCCGGTGGAACTGACCACGGTTTCCCATCCACAGGAAAAACTCGGGGAGATGGCAGCAGAATTATTGCTGGAACTGCTTCACGGCATTCCACCGGAAGAGTCAAAAGTCCGCCGCCTGATCGAACCGGAGTTAGTGATCCGGAAGTCGTGTATGGCTCGAAAATGA
- a CDS encoding M24 family metallopeptidase gives MSKAQELIKNEGLVGMIITDPYNMRHISGFRGGEGALYISATQQVLITDSRYTEQAEKESDFTIVQEHRGHTREQIFAECLAKEEGTLAIGYEDQSLLCCQFDKMAKAMPVKDWVPMGGKVDALRRIKTAEEIEYLAQAEHIGDVAFSKILDFLRPGVSELEVAAELEYQMKKAGAEDLGFNTIIASGLNSSMPHAIPGKKKLEAGDFVTMDFGCKYEGYCSDMTRTVVLGKANDKQKEIYNVVLEAQLAGLAAVKAGKTGKEVDKVARDIITKAGYGEYFGHSLGHSVGLFIHEKPGLAPSDETVLQAGMIETVEPGIYVPGFGGVRIEDMVLVTEEGCRNLASSPKELIEL, from the coding sequence ATGAGTAAAGCACAGGAGCTTATCAAAAATGAGGGACTGGTGGGAATGATCATCACCGATCCATATAACATGAGACATATCAGCGGATTCCGTGGAGGAGAAGGTGCACTGTACATATCTGCTACCCAGCAGGTACTGATCACCGATTCCCGTTATACCGAACAGGCAGAAAAAGAGAGTGATTTTACGATCGTTCAGGAACACCGCGGACATACCAGAGAACAGATCTTTGCAGAGTGCCTGGCGAAAGAAGAGGGAACACTGGCAATCGGATACGAAGACCAGTCTCTGCTTTGCTGTCAGTTCGACAAGATGGCAAAAGCCATGCCGGTCAAAGACTGGGTACCGATGGGCGGAAAAGTAGACGCGCTGCGCAGAATCAAGACAGCAGAAGAGATCGAATATCTGGCACAGGCAGAACATATCGGCGATGTTGCATTTTCCAAGATTCTGGATTTCCTGAGACCGGGAGTCAGTGAACTGGAAGTGGCAGCAGAGTTGGAATACCAGATGAAAAAAGCAGGAGCAGAAGATCTTGGATTTAACACGATCATCGCTTCCGGACTGAATTCTTCCATGCCGCATGCGATTCCGGGCAAAAAGAAACTGGAAGCCGGAGATTTTGTAACAATGGATTTCGGCTGCAAATACGAAGGCTACTGCTCCGACATGACAAGAACCGTAGTTCTTGGTAAGGCAAACGACAAACAGAAAGAAATCTACAACGTAGTTCTGGAAGCACAGCTGGCAGGTCTTGCTGCTGTAAAAGCCGGAAAAACAGGGAAAGAAGTAGACAAAGTTGCCAGAGATATCATCACAAAAGCAGGTTACGGTGAATATTTCGGACACAGCCTCGGACACAGCGTAGGTCTGTTCATCCACGAAAAACCAGGTCTGGCACCGTCCGATGAAACTGTTCTTCAGGCAGGCATGATCGAAACCGTAGAACCGGGCATCTATGTACCGGGATTCGGCGGCGTCCGCATTGAAGATATGGTCCTGGTTACCGAAGAAGGCTGCCGAAATCTGGCAAGTTCTCCGAAGGAACTGATTGAGCTGTAA
- the araA gene encoding L-arabinose isomerase — protein MKTTKNYKFWFATGSQDLYGDECLQKVAEHSQIIVNELNKSGILPYEVVWKPTLITNEVIRKTFNEANADEECAGVITWMHTFSPAKSWILGLQEYRKPLLHLHTQFNEEIPYDTIDMDFMNENQSAHGDREYGHIVSRMEIVRKVVVGHWAAKEVQEKIASWMRTAVGVMESSHIRVMRIADNMRNVAVTEGDKVEAQIRFGWEIDAYPVNEIAEAVQAVGKGDVDALVEEYYSKYQILLEGRDPEEFKKHVAVQAQIEIGFERFLEEKNYQAIVTHFGDLGALQQLPGLAIQRLMEKGYGFGGEGDWKTAAMVRLMKIMTTGKKDAKGTSFMEDYTYNLVPGKEGILEAHMLEVCPTIADGPISIKVNPLSMGDREDPARLVFTSKTGPAIATSLIDLGDRFRLIINDVDCKKTEKEMPKLPVATAFWTPQPDLATGAEAWILAGGAHHTAFSYDITAEQMGDWAEAMGIEAVYIDKDTQIRNFKNELKWNSMYYKLNK, from the coding sequence ATGAAAACAACAAAAAATTACAAGTTCTGGTTTGCAACCGGTTCACAGGATCTGTACGGAGATGAGTGTTTGCAGAAAGTAGCAGAACATTCCCAAATTATCGTAAACGAACTGAATAAATCCGGGATCCTGCCATACGAAGTGGTATGGAAACCAACCCTGATCACAAACGAAGTCATCCGTAAAACCTTTAATGAGGCAAATGCAGACGAAGAATGTGCCGGCGTGATCACCTGGATGCATACCTTCTCCCCGGCAAAATCCTGGATCCTGGGATTGCAGGAATACCGGAAACCACTGTTGCATCTGCATACGCAGTTCAATGAAGAAATTCCATACGATACGATTGATATGGACTTTATGAATGAAAATCAGTCTGCTCATGGCGACCGTGAATATGGACATATCGTATCTCGTATGGAAATTGTCCGTAAAGTTGTTGTCGGACACTGGGCAGCGAAAGAAGTGCAGGAAAAAATCGCTTCCTGGATGCGCACTGCAGTCGGTGTCATGGAAAGCAGCCATATCCGTGTGATGCGTATTGCGGATAATATGAGAAATGTAGCGGTTACCGAGGGCGATAAAGTAGAAGCACAGATCAGATTCGGCTGGGAAATAGACGCTTATCCGGTTAATGAAATCGCAGAAGCTGTACAGGCAGTTGGAAAAGGTGATGTGGATGCGCTGGTAGAAGAATATTACAGTAAATACCAGATTCTGTTAGAGGGACGCGATCCGGAAGAATTCAAAAAACATGTAGCCGTACAGGCACAGATCGAGATCGGTTTTGAGAGATTCCTGGAAGAGAAGAATTATCAGGCGATTGTTACTCATTTCGGTGATCTTGGCGCACTGCAGCAGCTGCCGGGTCTGGCCATCCAGCGACTGATGGAAAAAGGTTATGGATTCGGTGGTGAAGGTGACTGGAAGACCGCAGCCATGGTACGTCTGATGAAGATCATGACTACAGGCAAAAAAGACGCAAAGGGAACTTCCTTTATGGAAGACTATACATACAATCTGGTTCCGGGAAAAGAAGGTATTCTGGAAGCACATATGTTGGAAGTATGCCCAACCATTGCAGACGGTCCGATTTCCATCAAGGTGAATCCGTTGTCTATGGGTGACAGAGAAGATCCTGCAAGACTGGTATTTACCTCGAAAACCGGTCCGGCTATTGCAACATCTCTGATTGATCTTGGCGATCGTTTCCGTCTGATCATCAACGATGTAGATTGCAAGAAGACAGAAAAAGAGATGCCGAAACTGCCGGTAGCAACCGCATTCTGGACTCCACAGCCAGATCTTGCCACAGGTGCAGAAGCATGGATTCTTGCAGGAGGAGCACACCATACCGCATTCTCCTACGATATCACCGCAGAGCAGATGGGCGACTGGGCAGAAGCGATGGGTATCGAAGCAGTTTACATTGATAAAGATACGCAGATCAGAAATTTCAAGAACGAACTGAAATGGAATTCTATGTATTATAAACTGAACAAATAA
- a CDS encoding cupin domain-containing protein → MVRKTKVAVVEHPRGGEGSVEFHHIVSAEELNGHGSMYAMAVLRPHSSVGWHQHVGNTEPYFILKGKGVFVDNDGTRTEVGPGDVCVIEVGQSHSLENPNDEELVFMALVYNA, encoded by the coding sequence ATGGTAAGAAAAACAAAAGTAGCAGTCGTAGAACATCCGCGTGGAGGAGAGGGCAGTGTGGAATTTCACCACATCGTATCCGCAGAAGAACTGAACGGACACGGTTCCATGTACGCCATGGCAGTCCTTCGACCGCACAGCAGTGTGGGCTGGCATCAGCATGTGGGAAATACCGAACCTTACTTTATCTTAAAAGGAAAAGGTGTTTTTGTGGACAATGACGGCACAAGAACAGAGGTAGGACCTGGAGATGTCTGTGTGATCGAAGTGGGACAGAGTCATTCTCTGGAAAATCCAAACGATGAAGAACTGGTATTTATGGCGTTAGTTTACAATGCATAA